A single window of Leptospira dzoumogneensis DNA harbors:
- a CDS encoding DUF1574 domain-containing protein, whose translation MKKNTFLLLPLLVLLISLGLDRLFTLEFFQYYYSNTLSHVNFITKEDLYSDLKEYLKKDPSSRKKILVFFGNSRALLLPTRELEKKHPDWILYNFSVPGGSPDYFLYWIERFKSDGTRPDFVLLDQSLEIYNKTPVHALDEVLIYGLSPEFFFKHWTRYSREELSAFISKRLFHTYRDRPKFWRILERMQNSSALAQAYKSAVLSVRTMLKEERGSTPRELVNQKHTDEQLVQVSEKDFSSYLKPYTFHTNMFEMQKDSINILREYNVPYATIWVKVARPYFNLYMTRKVETSDGLKTPMEVWKPIVEKFNQETGTAFWNMNQDPNYNCEEFADPGHMSPNCFPVFGDYIFKKLEETFPRTQIK comes from the coding sequence ATGAAAAAGAATACATTCTTACTTCTTCCTCTACTTGTTCTTTTGATCTCTTTAGGATTGGACCGTTTGTTCACCTTAGAGTTCTTTCAGTATTATTATTCAAATACGTTATCCCATGTGAATTTTATCACCAAAGAGGACCTATATTCGGATCTGAAAGAATATTTGAAAAAGGACCCTTCTTCCAGAAAAAAAATATTAGTATTCTTCGGAAATTCCAGAGCACTTTTACTTCCTACCAGAGAATTGGAAAAAAAACATCCGGACTGGATTCTTTATAACTTTTCGGTTCCGGGCGGTTCTCCCGATTATTTCTTATACTGGATAGAGAGGTTTAAATCGGACGGTACAAGACCTGATTTTGTACTTTTGGATCAATCATTAGAAATTTATAATAAAACCCCGGTCCATGCTTTGGATGAGGTTTTGATCTATGGACTTTCTCCCGAATTCTTCTTTAAACATTGGACTAGGTATTCTAGAGAGGAATTGTCTGCGTTTATATCTAAACGTCTATTTCATACGTATAGGGACAGGCCTAAATTTTGGAGGATACTGGAAAGAATGCAAAATTCTTCCGCATTGGCGCAAGCGTATAAATCGGCAGTCCTGAGTGTTCGAACTATGCTAAAGGAAGAAAGAGGAAGTACTCCTAGAGAGTTAGTTAACCAAAAACATACGGATGAACAACTTGTCCAAGTTTCCGAAAAAGATTTTTCTTCTTATCTAAAACCTTATACGTTCCATACTAATATGTTCGAGATGCAGAAGGATTCCATCAATATATTGAGAGAGTATAATGTTCCTTATGCCACTATTTGGGTGAAGGTCGCTCGTCCTTATTTTAATCTATATATGACAAGAAAGGTAGAAACTTCGGACGGACTTAAAACTCCAATGGAAGTTTGGAAACCGATCGTAGAGAAGTTTAACCAGGAAACTGGAACAGCCTTCTGGAATATGAATCAGGATCCCAATTATAATTGCGAAGAATTTGCAGATCCGGGTCATATGTCCCCGAATTGTTTCCCTGTATTCGGAGATTATATCTTTAAAAAGTTAGAAGAAACTTTTCCTAGAACTCAGATAAAATAA
- a CDS encoding MBOAT family O-acyltransferase has translation MLYNSILFFVFFSIVYSIYWFLPEKRRSDFLLISSGVFYIVASSTILSGIYFFLHFLIIVLFNYFAYFKIRTSAKPKGWMIFAVLLNAVNLGFFKYFYFMNRILFDLTKYPFFDEVPRILQISLPLAVSFYSFQMIAAAVDAYRKPEGELIGLKQYLGFVIFFPVLIVGPILRTKDYFVNIGHLSPDKDKIVRASYLMISGLIKKILIADPVAGVIAPVFGNPGQYDNLSLVLAAFGYAIQVYCDFSGLTDMARAVGLYFGFELPENFNAPLFSPSGRELWQRWHMSLSFWLRDYIYFPLGGSKKGEWRTYLNLIITMTVGGVWHGADYTFIAWGFYWGVILAFERFLVGKFGWNDEDSKSKILNFLRIQFVFCLFSFSAILFRANSAAKMVQHVVGIVTNTQNYLSTSLQSLGFGWIENSISLVTGPSPFLLESMKNIEKIGYSYLGFIVFHWIQSRKDLLLQWGRGKDWLLVICGVVTVFAIALLSEDSGACIYCQF, from the coding sequence GTGCTCTACAATTCGATCTTATTTTTCGTTTTTTTCTCAATCGTTTATTCTATTTATTGGTTTCTTCCGGAAAAGAGAAGATCCGATTTTTTACTCATTTCCAGCGGTGTCTTTTACATTGTAGCTTCTTCTACAATCTTAAGCGGGATCTATTTCTTTCTTCATTTCTTAATTATCGTTCTATTCAATTATTTCGCTTACTTTAAGATCCGAACTTCTGCGAAGCCTAAAGGTTGGATGATATTCGCTGTTCTATTGAACGCGGTCAATTTAGGTTTCTTTAAGTATTTCTATTTTATGAACAGGATACTTTTCGATCTTACAAAGTATCCATTCTTTGACGAAGTTCCGAGAATATTACAGATCTCTCTTCCTTTGGCGGTGAGTTTTTACAGCTTCCAGATGATCGCTGCGGCCGTGGATGCGTATCGGAAACCGGAAGGAGAATTGATCGGCCTTAAACAATATCTTGGTTTTGTAATATTCTTTCCCGTATTGATCGTAGGGCCGATCCTAAGGACTAAGGATTATTTCGTAAATATAGGACATTTGAGTCCGGATAAGGATAAGATCGTTCGTGCTTCTTATCTAATGATCTCTGGTCTGATCAAAAAAATACTGATCGCGGATCCGGTCGCAGGAGTGATCGCTCCTGTATTTGGAAATCCAGGACAGTATGATAATCTTTCACTTGTCTTAGCTGCATTCGGATATGCGATCCAAGTATATTGCGATTTTTCAGGACTCACCGATATGGCAAGAGCGGTCGGTCTATACTTCGGTTTTGAACTTCCCGAAAACTTCAACGCACCTTTATTTTCTCCTTCCGGAAGAGAATTATGGCAGAGATGGCATATGAGTCTTTCTTTCTGGCTGAGGGATTATATCTATTTTCCTTTGGGTGGAAGTAAAAAAGGGGAATGGCGCACTTATCTTAACCTAATTATCACAATGACGGTGGGTGGTGTTTGGCATGGAGCCGATTATACATTTATCGCCTGGGGATTTTATTGGGGAGTTATACTTGCATTCGAAAGATTTTTAGTAGGTAAGTTCGGCTGGAACGACGAGGATTCCAAAAGTAAAATTCTTAATTTTTTAAGGATACAATTCGTATTTTGTTTATTCTCTTTCAGTGCGATCTTATTCAGAGCAAACTCGGCGGCTAAAATGGTCCAGCATGTTGTGGGAATAGTAACCAATACACAAAATTATCTTTCTACATCTTTACAATCCTTGGGTTTTGGCTGGATAGAAAATTCAATTTCCTTGGTGACCGGACCTTCTCCTTTCCTTTTGGAATCCATGAAGAATATTGAGAAAATCGGATATTCTTATTTGGGATTTATAGTTTTCCATTGGATCCAATCCAGAAAGGATCTATTATTGCAGTGGGGAAGAGGAAAAGACTGGCTTCTTGTGATCTGCGGAGTGGTCACCGTATTTGCGATCGCATTATTATCGGAGGATTCCGGAGCCTGTATCTATTGCCAGTTCTAG